A window from Gallus gallus isolate bGalGal1 chromosome 7, bGalGal1.mat.broiler.GRCg7b, whole genome shotgun sequence encodes these proteins:
- the LRRFIP1 gene encoding leucine-rich repeat flightless-interacting protein 1 isoform X5 codes for MKELERQQKEASDEDERMSVGSRGSLRSHVEYAGAYPVAGLENERTKWKNYSKATNGYEEDMYGSSQSRKSSRASYYPDLGLPNSGYASTSQPSSQNGNWPSLLYSDALPARSYRASVYDESVYSGSRRYSASSSRAPSEYSCYLGSGSRASSRASSARASPVIEERPEKDFEKGARTVSSLSAATLASLGGTSSRRGSGDTSISADTEASIREIKDIYELKEQIQDVEGKYMQGLKEMKDSLAEVEEKYKKAMVSNAQLDNEKTNFMYQVDTLKDALLELEEQLAESRRQYEEKSKEFEREKHAHSILQFQFKEIKEALKQREEMLAEIQQLQQKQQSYVREISDLQETIEWKDKKIGALERQKDFFDSIRSERDDLRDEVIMLKEQLKKHGIIPDSDIATNGEASDVLDNEGHLDSSKTVQGTTQALKTAGDGMLGKANEVDMKNEILEDVGKREILQNSEREEHKEESEEQEVQTLHADENTKAEKMIEETDGLSTVMLPDSRFTEQIPSLTEPMSGNASSNDGSGGDGLRMETESADTAAQQPVSKEAEHGNLNPRTTENSEVGSLQGQDFESPQETHGDSDAEHELVKAAPQQEGEDVEASHALSANEVEQAADSAHDSSEMVSVQSGLPDPVLAGLLSEEVNVEGHAETLQCLEESAGNKVTEVLEKTLVESKDCTGGTADKTGGDRAGEQNEVWSAVQGQKMERDSTGLEGEESCESGAPSDPNEEGGDQAHIQPVSSEVGELALLEEQNTQEQTELKPAEKDGQEEVLIGNLEACSDPAEKQEKASESVGSANEVEGNVLHQTEPDMDSVKEMAAQETSLDPDFSDDEIEETEMQTGDVSGKGEGNRIEDLEHNTTEDLKPKAELQTVQCSEETTGDTEDEKNTSLESEAQNADKQEEGESKEESIVCHSVTSESQVDKEALKENKKESEPADHQGDGFTSVEDADSSLALKAELDENASEQLKLEGQAEEEQEDDGDAFDFDEDSEQTVETDEKCDGEEVDAQSEEDDRTNSVIRKTAQTGEAGEGSGKIETSDTLTEDDSLQHKEGNESEETELSQEEASALETDEKADVLADEDKASDPNEVEKEPGEQDLESAGCSRAESKEDLRGGRKGKGKSKDDCTMS; via the exons GCTTCGGATGAAGATGAGCGCATGTCAGTGGGTAGCCGTGGAAGCCTGAGG TCTCATGTGGAGTATGCCGGCGCCTATCCAGTG GCTGGATTAGAGAATGAGAGGACCAAATGGAAGAACTACTCCAAAGCA ACCAATGGTTATGAGGAAGACATGTATGGATCGTCCCAGAGTAGAAAATCTAGCAGG GCTTCATACTACCCTGATCTGGGTCTTCCCAACAGTGGCTATGCTTCCACATCTCAGCCTTCTTCCCAAAATGGAAACTGG CCCTCCTTGCTGTACAGCGATGCTCTGCCAGCCAGAAGTTACAGG GCGTCTGTGTATGACGAGAGTGTTTACAGCGGGAGTCGTCGGTATAGTGCCTCTAGTTCTCGTGCT CCTTCAGAGTACAGCTGCTACCTCGGTTCGGGATCTCGGGCATCCTCAAGAGCCAGCTCTGCTCGGGCCAGTCCAGTG ATTGAGGAGCGGCCAGAGAAAGATTTTGAGAAG GGAGCACGTACTGTCTCAAGTCTATCAGCAGCTACCTTAGCTTCCTTGGGTGGGACTTCTTCACGAAGAGGCAGTGGGGATACGTCCATCTCAGCAGATACAGAGGCATCTATTAGAGAAATAAAG GATATCTATGAGTTAAAGGAGCAGATTCAAGATGTAGAAGGCAAATACATGCAGggactgaaagaaatgaag GACTCTCTAGCTGAAGttgaagagaaatacaaaaaggCTATGGTGTCAAATGCTCAACTAGACAACGAAAAAACAAATTTCATGTACCAAGTAGATACCCTGAAGGATGCACTCTTAGAGTTGGAGGAACAGCTTGCAGAATCCAGGAggcaatatgaagaaaagagTAAA GAatttgagagagagaagcatGCTCATAGCATATTGCAGTTTCAATTTAAGGAAATCAAAGAGGCTttgaagcaaagagaagaaatgcttgca GAAATCCAACAGCtgcaacagaaacagcagagctATGTCAGGGAAATTTCTGATCTTCAGGAGACAATAGAgtggaaagacaaaaaaataggG GCCTTAGAGAGGCAGAAAGATTTCTTTGATTCCATAAGGAGTGAGCGGGATGACCTTAGAGATGAAGTGATTATGCTGAAGGAGCAACTGAAG AAACATGGAATAATCCCAGACTCTGACATAGCCACCAATGGGGAGGCATCAGACGTTCTTGATAATGAAGGACACTTGGATTCTTCCAAAACTGTTCAAGGCACAACACAGGCATTAAAGACAGCGGGGGATGGGATGCTAG GCAAAGCCAATGAAGTGGAcatgaaaaatgagattttggaggatgtggggaaaagagaaatcttgCAGAATTCTGAGCGTGAGGAACACAAAGAGGAGTCTGAGGAACAGGAAGTACAGACATTGCATGCTGATGAAAatacaaaggcagaaaaaatgaTTGAAGAAACTGATGGTCTGTCAACAGTGATGTTACCAGATAGTAGGTTTACAGAACAAATCCCAAGCCTTACAGAACCTATGTCAGGGAATGCTTCTTCAAATGATGGTAGTGGTGGAGATGGTTTGAGAATGGAGACAGAGTCAGCAgacacagcagcccagcagcctgTTAGCAAGGAGGCCGAACACGGTAACTTAAACCCAAGGACAACTGAGAACTCAGAAGTGGGCTCACTGCAAGGCCAGGATTTTGAGAGTCCTCAGGAAACGCACGGTGACTCAGATGCAGAGCATGAACTGGTAAAAGCTGCTCCACAACAGGAAGGAGAGGATGTGGAAGCTAGCCATGCACTGAGTGCTAATGAGGTGGAGCAAGCAGCAGACAGTGCACATGACAGCAGTGAGATGGTTTCTGTCCAGTCAGGGCTACCAGACCCCGTGCTAGCAGGCTTACTTAGTGAAGAGGTAAATGTGGAGGGCCATGCTGAAACACTCCAGTGCTTGGAAGAAAGTGCTGGAAACAAAGTTACAGAGGTCTTGGAGAAAACCCTTGTTGAAAGCAAAGACTGCACTGGTGGAACAGCTGATAAAACTGGAGGTGATAGAGCTGGAGAACAAAACGAGGTTTGGAGTGCAGTTCAGGgtcagaaaatggaaagagattCCACGGGCTTAGAAGGGGAGGAGTCATGTGAAAGTGGTGCCCCATCAGATCCAAATGAAGAGGGAGGAGATCAGGCACACATCCAGCCAGTTTCCTCAGAGGTTGGTGAGTTAGCGTTATTAGAGGAACAGAATACACAGGAGCAAACAGAACTTAAACCTGCTGAGAAAGACGGACAGGAGGAAGTATTGATTGGAAACTTGGAGGCGTGTTCAGATcctgcagaaaagcaggagaaagcatCTGAGTCTGTGGGCTCTGCTAATGAGGTAGAAGGAAATGTACTGCATCAGACAGAGCCAGACATGGACTCTGTGAAAGAAATGGCAGCTCAGGAAACCAGTTTAGACCCAGATTTTTCAGATGATGAAATtgaggaaacagaaatgcaaacaggAGACGTGtctgggaaaggagagggaaacaGAATAGAAGACTTAGAGCACAATACAACAGAAGACTTAAAACCAAAGGCAGAGCTTCAAACAGTTCAGTGCAGTGAAGAAACAACAGGTGACACAGAGGAtgagaaaaatacttctttagAAAGTGAAGCACAGAATGCAGATAAACAAGAAGAAGGTGAATCTAAAGAGGAGTCCATTGTATGTCACAGTGTAACGAGTGAGAGCCAAGTTGATAAAGAAgcacttaaagaaaataaaaaagagtcAGAGCCTGCAGACCACCAGGGTGATGGATTTACTTCTGTGGAAGATGCAGATAGTTCTCTTGCACTGAAAGCTGAGCTGGATGAAAATGCTAGTGAGCAACTTAAACTAGAGggccaagcagaggaagaacaagAAGATGATGGTGATGCATTTGATTTTGATGAGGATTCAGAACAGACAGtggaaactgatgaaaaatgtgATGGAGAAGAAGTTGATGCGCAGAGTGAAGAGGATGACAGAACAAACAGCGTGATCAGAAAAACTGCCCAAACAGGTGAAGCTGGAGAGGGAAGTGGCAAAATAGAAACCAGTGACACCTTGACTGAAGATGACAGCTTACAGCATAAGGAAGGAAATGAGTCTGAAGAAACAGAGCTCTCACAAGAGGAAGCATCAGCATTGGAAACTGACGAGAAGGCTGATGTGTTGGCAGATGAAGACAAAGCATCAGATCCTAATGAAGTGGAAAAGGAACCAGGTGAACAGGATTTGGAAAGTGCTGGCTGTAGCAGGGCTGAAAGCAAAGAGGATTTGCGAGGTGGTAGGAAGGGTAAGGGTAAATCTAAAGATGACTGTACAATGTCCTAA
- the LRRFIP1 gene encoding leucine-rich repeat flightless-interacting protein 1 isoform X21 yields MEQMSIAHPRSQQIEERPEKDFEKGARTVSSLSAATLASLGGTSSRRGSGDTSISADTEASIREIKDSLAEVEEKYKKAMVSNAQLDNEKTNFMYQVDTLKDALLELEEQLAESRRQYEEKSKEFEREKHAHSILQFQFKEIKEALKQREEMLAKHGIIPDSDIATNGEASDVLDNEGHLDSSKTVQGTTQALKTAGDGMLGKANEVDMKNEILEDVGKREILQNSEREEHKEESEEQEVQTLHADENTKAEKMIEETDGLSTVMLPDSRFTEQIPSLTEPMSGNASSNDGSGGDGLRMETESADTAAQQPVSKEAEHGNLNPRTTENSEVGSLQGQDFESPQETHGDSDAEHELVKAAPQQEGEDVEASHALSANEVEQAADSAHDSSEMVSVQSGLPDPVLAGLLSEEVNVEGHAETLQCLEESAGNKVTEVLEKTLVESKDCTGGTADKTGGDRAGEQNEVWSAVQGQKMERDSTGLEGEESCESGAPSDPNEEGGDQAHIQPVSSEVGELALLEEQNTQEQTELKPAEKDGQEEVLIGNLEACSDPAEKQEKASESVGSANEVEGNVLHQTEPDMDSVKEMAAQETSLDPDFSDDEIEETEMQTGDVSGKGEGNRIEDLEHNTTEDLKPKAELQTVQCSEETTGDTEDEKNTSLESEAQNADKQEEGESKEESIVCHSVTSESQVDKEALKENKKESEPADHQGDGFTSVEDADSSLALKAELDENASEQLKLEGQAEEEQEDDGDAFDFDEDSEQTVETDEKCDGEEVDAQSEEDDRTNSVIRKTAQTGEAGEGSGKIETSDTLTEDDSLQHKEGNESEETELSQEEASALETDEKADVLADEDKASDPNEVEKEPGEQDLESAGCSRAESKEDLRGGRKGKGKSKDDCTMS; encoded by the exons ATTGAGGAGCGGCCAGAGAAAGATTTTGAGAAG GGAGCACGTACTGTCTCAAGTCTATCAGCAGCTACCTTAGCTTCCTTGGGTGGGACTTCTTCACGAAGAGGCAGTGGGGATACGTCCATCTCAGCAGATACAGAGGCATCTATTAGAGAAATAAAG GACTCTCTAGCTGAAGttgaagagaaatacaaaaaggCTATGGTGTCAAATGCTCAACTAGACAACGAAAAAACAAATTTCATGTACCAAGTAGATACCCTGAAGGATGCACTCTTAGAGTTGGAGGAACAGCTTGCAGAATCCAGGAggcaatatgaagaaaagagTAAA GAatttgagagagagaagcatGCTCATAGCATATTGCAGTTTCAATTTAAGGAAATCAAAGAGGCTttgaagcaaagagaagaaatgcttgca AAACATGGAATAATCCCAGACTCTGACATAGCCACCAATGGGGAGGCATCAGACGTTCTTGATAATGAAGGACACTTGGATTCTTCCAAAACTGTTCAAGGCACAACACAGGCATTAAAGACAGCGGGGGATGGGATGCTAG GCAAAGCCAATGAAGTGGAcatgaaaaatgagattttggaggatgtggggaaaagagaaatcttgCAGAATTCTGAGCGTGAGGAACACAAAGAGGAGTCTGAGGAACAGGAAGTACAGACATTGCATGCTGATGAAAatacaaaggcagaaaaaatgaTTGAAGAAACTGATGGTCTGTCAACAGTGATGTTACCAGATAGTAGGTTTACAGAACAAATCCCAAGCCTTACAGAACCTATGTCAGGGAATGCTTCTTCAAATGATGGTAGTGGTGGAGATGGTTTGAGAATGGAGACAGAGTCAGCAgacacagcagcccagcagcctgTTAGCAAGGAGGCCGAACACGGTAACTTAAACCCAAGGACAACTGAGAACTCAGAAGTGGGCTCACTGCAAGGCCAGGATTTTGAGAGTCCTCAGGAAACGCACGGTGACTCAGATGCAGAGCATGAACTGGTAAAAGCTGCTCCACAACAGGAAGGAGAGGATGTGGAAGCTAGCCATGCACTGAGTGCTAATGAGGTGGAGCAAGCAGCAGACAGTGCACATGACAGCAGTGAGATGGTTTCTGTCCAGTCAGGGCTACCAGACCCCGTGCTAGCAGGCTTACTTAGTGAAGAGGTAAATGTGGAGGGCCATGCTGAAACACTCCAGTGCTTGGAAGAAAGTGCTGGAAACAAAGTTACAGAGGTCTTGGAGAAAACCCTTGTTGAAAGCAAAGACTGCACTGGTGGAACAGCTGATAAAACTGGAGGTGATAGAGCTGGAGAACAAAACGAGGTTTGGAGTGCAGTTCAGGgtcagaaaatggaaagagattCCACGGGCTTAGAAGGGGAGGAGTCATGTGAAAGTGGTGCCCCATCAGATCCAAATGAAGAGGGAGGAGATCAGGCACACATCCAGCCAGTTTCCTCAGAGGTTGGTGAGTTAGCGTTATTAGAGGAACAGAATACACAGGAGCAAACAGAACTTAAACCTGCTGAGAAAGACGGACAGGAGGAAGTATTGATTGGAAACTTGGAGGCGTGTTCAGATcctgcagaaaagcaggagaaagcatCTGAGTCTGTGGGCTCTGCTAATGAGGTAGAAGGAAATGTACTGCATCAGACAGAGCCAGACATGGACTCTGTGAAAGAAATGGCAGCTCAGGAAACCAGTTTAGACCCAGATTTTTCAGATGATGAAATtgaggaaacagaaatgcaaacaggAGACGTGtctgggaaaggagagggaaacaGAATAGAAGACTTAGAGCACAATACAACAGAAGACTTAAAACCAAAGGCAGAGCTTCAAACAGTTCAGTGCAGTGAAGAAACAACAGGTGACACAGAGGAtgagaaaaatacttctttagAAAGTGAAGCACAGAATGCAGATAAACAAGAAGAAGGTGAATCTAAAGAGGAGTCCATTGTATGTCACAGTGTAACGAGTGAGAGCCAAGTTGATAAAGAAgcacttaaagaaaataaaaaagagtcAGAGCCTGCAGACCACCAGGGTGATGGATTTACTTCTGTGGAAGATGCAGATAGTTCTCTTGCACTGAAAGCTGAGCTGGATGAAAATGCTAGTGAGCAACTTAAACTAGAGggccaagcagaggaagaacaagAAGATGATGGTGATGCATTTGATTTTGATGAGGATTCAGAACAGACAGtggaaactgatgaaaaatgtgATGGAGAAGAAGTTGATGCGCAGAGTGAAGAGGATGACAGAACAAACAGCGTGATCAGAAAAACTGCCCAAACAGGTGAAGCTGGAGAGGGAAGTGGCAAAATAGAAACCAGTGACACCTTGACTGAAGATGACAGCTTACAGCATAAGGAAGGAAATGAGTCTGAAGAAACAGAGCTCTCACAAGAGGAAGCATCAGCATTGGAAACTGACGAGAAGGCTGATGTGTTGGCAGATGAAGACAAAGCATCAGATCCTAATGAAGTGGAAAAGGAACCAGGTGAACAGGATTTGGAAAGTGCTGGCTGTAGCAGGGCTGAAAGCAAAGAGGATTTGCGAGGTGGTAGGAAGGGTAAGGGTAAATCTAAAGATGACTGTACAATGTCCTAA
- the LRRFIP1 gene encoding leucine-rich repeat flightless-interacting protein 1 isoform X18 — translation MEQMSIAHPRSQQIEERPEKDFEKGARTVSSLSAATLASLGGTSSRRGSGDTSISADTEASIREIKDSLAEVEEKYKKAMVSNAQLDNEKTNFMYQVDTLKDALLELEEQLAESRRQYEEKSKEFEREKHAHSILQFQFKEIKEALKQREEMLAEIQQLQQKQQSYVREISDLQETIEWKDKKIGALERQKDFFDSIRSERDDLRDEVIMLKEQLKKHGIIPDSDIATNGEASDVLDNEGHLDSSKTVQGTTQALKTAGDGMLGKANEVDMKNEILEDVGKREILQNSEREEHKEESEEQEVQTLHADENTKAEKMIEETDGLSTVMLPDSRFTEQIPSLTEPMSGNASSNDGSGGDGLRMETESADTAAQQPVSKEAEHGNLNPRTTENSEVGSLQGQDFESPQETHGDSDAEHELVKAAPQQEGEDVEASHALSANEVEQAADSAHDSSEMVSVQSGLPDPVLAGLLSEEVNVEGHAETLQCLEESAGNKVTEVLEKTLVESKDCTGGTADKTGGDRAGEQNEVWSAVQGQKMERDSTGLEGEESCESGAPSDPNEEGGDQAHIQPVSSEVGELALLEEQNTQEQTELKPAEKDGQEEVLIGNLEACSDPAEKQEKASESVGSANEVEGNVLHQTEPDMDSVKEMAAQETSLDPDFSDDEIEETEMQTGDVSGKGEGNRIEDLEHNTTEDLKPKAELQTVQCSEETTGDTEDEKNTSLESEAQNADKQEEGESKEESIVCHSVTSESQVDKEALKENKKESEPADHQGDGFTSVEDADSSLALKAELDENASEQLKLEGQAEEEQEDDGDAFDFDEDSEQTVETDEKCDGEEVDAQSEEDDRTNSVIRKTAQTGEAGEGSGKIETSDTLTEDDSLQHKEGNESEETELSQEEASALETDEKADVLADEDKASDPNEVEKEPGEQDLESAGCSRAESKEDLRGGRKGKGKSKDDCTMS, via the exons ATTGAGGAGCGGCCAGAGAAAGATTTTGAGAAG GGAGCACGTACTGTCTCAAGTCTATCAGCAGCTACCTTAGCTTCCTTGGGTGGGACTTCTTCACGAAGAGGCAGTGGGGATACGTCCATCTCAGCAGATACAGAGGCATCTATTAGAGAAATAAAG GACTCTCTAGCTGAAGttgaagagaaatacaaaaaggCTATGGTGTCAAATGCTCAACTAGACAACGAAAAAACAAATTTCATGTACCAAGTAGATACCCTGAAGGATGCACTCTTAGAGTTGGAGGAACAGCTTGCAGAATCCAGGAggcaatatgaagaaaagagTAAA GAatttgagagagagaagcatGCTCATAGCATATTGCAGTTTCAATTTAAGGAAATCAAAGAGGCTttgaagcaaagagaagaaatgcttgca GAAATCCAACAGCtgcaacagaaacagcagagctATGTCAGGGAAATTTCTGATCTTCAGGAGACAATAGAgtggaaagacaaaaaaataggG GCCTTAGAGAGGCAGAAAGATTTCTTTGATTCCATAAGGAGTGAGCGGGATGACCTTAGAGATGAAGTGATTATGCTGAAGGAGCAACTGAAG AAACATGGAATAATCCCAGACTCTGACATAGCCACCAATGGGGAGGCATCAGACGTTCTTGATAATGAAGGACACTTGGATTCTTCCAAAACTGTTCAAGGCACAACACAGGCATTAAAGACAGCGGGGGATGGGATGCTAG GCAAAGCCAATGAAGTGGAcatgaaaaatgagattttggaggatgtggggaaaagagaaatcttgCAGAATTCTGAGCGTGAGGAACACAAAGAGGAGTCTGAGGAACAGGAAGTACAGACATTGCATGCTGATGAAAatacaaaggcagaaaaaatgaTTGAAGAAACTGATGGTCTGTCAACAGTGATGTTACCAGATAGTAGGTTTACAGAACAAATCCCAAGCCTTACAGAACCTATGTCAGGGAATGCTTCTTCAAATGATGGTAGTGGTGGAGATGGTTTGAGAATGGAGACAGAGTCAGCAgacacagcagcccagcagcctgTTAGCAAGGAGGCCGAACACGGTAACTTAAACCCAAGGACAACTGAGAACTCAGAAGTGGGCTCACTGCAAGGCCAGGATTTTGAGAGTCCTCAGGAAACGCACGGTGACTCAGATGCAGAGCATGAACTGGTAAAAGCTGCTCCACAACAGGAAGGAGAGGATGTGGAAGCTAGCCATGCACTGAGTGCTAATGAGGTGGAGCAAGCAGCAGACAGTGCACATGACAGCAGTGAGATGGTTTCTGTCCAGTCAGGGCTACCAGACCCCGTGCTAGCAGGCTTACTTAGTGAAGAGGTAAATGTGGAGGGCCATGCTGAAACACTCCAGTGCTTGGAAGAAAGTGCTGGAAACAAAGTTACAGAGGTCTTGGAGAAAACCCTTGTTGAAAGCAAAGACTGCACTGGTGGAACAGCTGATAAAACTGGAGGTGATAGAGCTGGAGAACAAAACGAGGTTTGGAGTGCAGTTCAGGgtcagaaaatggaaagagattCCACGGGCTTAGAAGGGGAGGAGTCATGTGAAAGTGGTGCCCCATCAGATCCAAATGAAGAGGGAGGAGATCAGGCACACATCCAGCCAGTTTCCTCAGAGGTTGGTGAGTTAGCGTTATTAGAGGAACAGAATACACAGGAGCAAACAGAACTTAAACCTGCTGAGAAAGACGGACAGGAGGAAGTATTGATTGGAAACTTGGAGGCGTGTTCAGATcctgcagaaaagcaggagaaagcatCTGAGTCTGTGGGCTCTGCTAATGAGGTAGAAGGAAATGTACTGCATCAGACAGAGCCAGACATGGACTCTGTGAAAGAAATGGCAGCTCAGGAAACCAGTTTAGACCCAGATTTTTCAGATGATGAAATtgaggaaacagaaatgcaaacaggAGACGTGtctgggaaaggagagggaaacaGAATAGAAGACTTAGAGCACAATACAACAGAAGACTTAAAACCAAAGGCAGAGCTTCAAACAGTTCAGTGCAGTGAAGAAACAACAGGTGACACAGAGGAtgagaaaaatacttctttagAAAGTGAAGCACAGAATGCAGATAAACAAGAAGAAGGTGAATCTAAAGAGGAGTCCATTGTATGTCACAGTGTAACGAGTGAGAGCCAAGTTGATAAAGAAgcacttaaagaaaataaaaaagagtcAGAGCCTGCAGACCACCAGGGTGATGGATTTACTTCTGTGGAAGATGCAGATAGTTCTCTTGCACTGAAAGCTGAGCTGGATGAAAATGCTAGTGAGCAACTTAAACTAGAGggccaagcagaggaagaacaagAAGATGATGGTGATGCATTTGATTTTGATGAGGATTCAGAACAGACAGtggaaactgatgaaaaatgtgATGGAGAAGAAGTTGATGCGCAGAGTGAAGAGGATGACAGAACAAACAGCGTGATCAGAAAAACTGCCCAAACAGGTGAAGCTGGAGAGGGAAGTGGCAAAATAGAAACCAGTGACACCTTGACTGAAGATGACAGCTTACAGCATAAGGAAGGAAATGAGTCTGAAGAAACAGAGCTCTCACAAGAGGAAGCATCAGCATTGGAAACTGACGAGAAGGCTGATGTGTTGGCAGATGAAGACAAAGCATCAGATCCTAATGAAGTGGAAAAGGAACCAGGTGAACAGGATTTGGAAAGTGCTGGCTGTAGCAGGGCTGAAAGCAAAGAGGATTTGCGAGGTGGTAGGAAGGGTAAGGGTAAATCTAAAGATGACTGTACAATGTCCTAA